One Marmota flaviventris isolate mMarFla1 chromosome 17, mMarFla1.hap1, whole genome shotgun sequence genomic window, ACTTGAGTTTTTGTTGTTGGACTTTAGGATAAGTAAGgaatcttctctttttcctctgtaAATGGAGGTAATAGTTGATAGTTCACATAAATGCCCAGCATTTAAAAGCAAGGGGTGTTACATTATTACTGGCAATTCTGTTGCTGAACTGAGAGGTGTGGTGTGTGTAAGTACACCCTTAAGGAATAGCATTCAGAGGGGAAAAGTTACAGTTAATAATCTGGAGACAGTCTTTCTGTAATTTTGGGTCAAGAAAGGAGGAGGTTTAAGAGAGGGGTGTGTGTTCTATTTTATACtagactttcctttttttttttttttttggtactggggattgaactcagggacactcaaccactgagccacatccccagccctatttttttgtattttatgtagagacagggtctcaactgagttacttagcatcttgcttttgctgaggctggctttgaacttgtgatcctcctgcctcagtctcctgaggcgccgggattacaggcatatgccaccatgcccggcctagattttcctttcttttttttttaaagagagagagagagaattttaatatttatgttttaattatcggcggacacatcatctttgtttgtacgtggtgctgaggattgaacccgggccgcacgcatgccaggcgagcgcgctaccgcttgagccacatccccagccctagattttcctttcttaaagcCAGAGGTAGGTGGTCAAATGTGTAATACTTTATAGAATTTCTAGActtaatctgatttttttccccccaccctTACAGGTTGAGACTGAGCTAAAGTTAATCTGTTGTGACATTCTGGATGTACTGGACAAACACCTCATTCCAGCAGCTAACACTGGCGAGTCCAAGgttttctattataaaatgtaGGTTCCATACTAGAAGGGAAAATGTAAGATTAAAAGTTGGCCTTAGAATCATGACATTTTTTCTACATAGgttttcagcttttattttaatgagtTATTTAATGTTAGAAGGTTATATGGGAGGAGTGATTCTTAAAACTTAAATAGCTTGATATTCATTTGCAGATTTCACTGCTATTAGAGAATTGATTTTAAGATGATCAgtctattataaaaaatatattggcttTTGCTTTATTTACCTTCTTTTGCTTTGGGTTTCTTCTCCCATCTACAGCTTACACTTCACTATCTAACCATCCATCCCCACACACCCCTGTAGTACTGGAATcaaatgtgtgtgggggggtgtctcACATGCAAGTCAAGTGCTGTagcactgagctgtatccccagccctttattttaagacggagtcttactaaattgcttagactgGCTCCAAACCTGCtgtccttctgcttcagcctcctgagtagctgggattatatgtaGGGTCCACCACGCCCAGCCCACGGTGCAGTTTTAACCATtatatagaaacatttttttgagggctggggatgtcaatAGTAGAACACATGCTCAAGGTCTTAGTGCAAACCCAGAACCACATTGGGGGAAAAAGAAGCATTTATTTCATGATCAAGGAGACAAATCTCTAGTTCCTCATTCCTgggtttttaaatccttttttttttttttttttttttgctatatattttattttatatattataaaaattttaaagtttttctatttcaaatgcattcctaattttggttttgttttgttgtaggaAAGGGGACTACCACAGGTATCTGGCTGAGTTTGCCACAGGAAATGACAGGAAGGAGGCTGCAGAGAACAGCCTAGTGGCTTATAAAGCTGCTAGTGATATTGCAATGACAGAACTTCCACCAACGCACCCCATTCGTTTAGGTCTTGCTCTCAATTTTTCCGTATTCTACTATGAAATTCTTAATTCCCCTGACCGTGCCTGCAGGTAAGTCATGGAGGAGAACAGAAGCTCTCAATGTGAAGTGAAAAGGTTCTGGAGGAAGAGATAGTTACTTGTTTTGTTCATTGGAACCATCTTTGTAGTCTCAGTCACATGAATTCTTTTGGTTCTTGCTGAAACTGTTGGGGTAACAGACAGACACATAGCAGTTAATAATCATTGTGTTGATTGTTTCAGTTCTGTAGATCTGAATTTTAGATTCAAAAGATTTTAACATAATGTATGTGGGAAAGGAATGAGGAATTaccataataaaattaatttttgtatgtcaCCTTTTAGTCTTTATGGGCATgcttttaattagttattttctGGGATTGGGGGTGTAGGGCACTTGTCTAGCAGACATAAGGCCtggagtttgattcccagcacctctGGGAAGGAATTATTATTCTCTTAGTGAATATATTACtagtattttttgtcttttttttttttttttaagagagggagcgagagaggattttaatatttattttttagtatttggaggacacaacatctttgtctgtatgtggtgctgaggatagaacccgggcctcatgcatgccaggcaagcgcgctaccgcttgagccacatccccagcccctattttttgtcttaataaaaacaatttttagtgTCATTAATGTAAGCTATTCTcttgttttttctagtttttgataTTGTAGATACAAATTTTAGTGTTTTTGATTAATATAGATAGATTTCAAAAAATTGTGGTTAAGTACACATCACAtgagtttttataatttataaccatttttaagtgtaggATTCAGTGACATTAAGTATAGCCACAGTGTTGTGTAACTGACTTTCTGTTTCAAGACTTTTCATCAGCACTCTGCTCCAGTTTTTCCTCTAACCCAGTtccaggcttgccttgaacttggttatcctcctgtttcagcctcctgagtagcagggattataggtgtatactaCACAcctatctgttttattttctgcttctgaATTTGCCTGTTCTAGGTACCTCCTATACATGGAATCataatatttgttcttttctgtatGGCTTATTTTATAAgcatattttcaagatttattcACATTATAGCATGTATCTCTACTAAAGTCCTCTGTTTTCTTTGAAGCCAGGGCTTTGGGCATGCtgggcaggtgctttaccactgagctacaaaggACTTCAAGGGTTTGAAGGGTACCCCTGAAGTCCTTTTTGTGGCTGAATGTTCCATTTATAACACATTTAGTTTATCTTTTGATGActagttgtgttttgttttttggtttttgtctttttaaataatgCTATCATCATCAGCATACCAAGTATCTGTTTGAATCCCTGTTTTTAATCCTCCCTAGAAGTAGAATTGATGGGCATGGTAATTTTGCTTCAACTTTTTGAGGAGTCCGACCTCTTCTACAGAAAGTGAATCATTTTACGTTCACATCAGCAAAATTTGAGAGttctattttttccatgtttttactAACACctgctgtttttttattttacttttattgtctTGGTACTATGAATTTTGGACTTAAAGTGCTCTATCTAACGTTGAACTATAccctggctttttaaaatttttttatttgttgcgacagggtctccctaaggtGTCCATGCTGGCTTCAACTTAAGAATCCCTctgctttgggctggggttgtagttgagtggtagaacacttgccttgcatatgtgaggcactgggtttgatcctaagcaccacataaaaataaataaagatattgtgtccatctacaactaaaaaaaaaaaaaaaaaagaatctctctgCTTTAGTTTATTATGTAGGTAGAATTATACTTTTGTACCATTGTGCTCAGCTTGATACTACTTTTTGATGTGTAAATGTTTTTAATCTGATGAaatcaaatttatcaatttttgaaaaatttcccatGCTTTGtcatgtaagaaaataaaatccagggctggtgatacagctcagttggtaaagtgcttgccttgcatgcacaaggccctgggttcaatccccagcactaaaaaaaaaaaaaaaaaaaaaaaatccaccaagtatggtggcgcatgtctgtaatcccagtgactattgaggctgagccaggaggaatGCAAAGTTCTAAGCCAATCCTCAgtaccttagcaagaccctttctcaaaatgaaaagttctggggctgtggttcagtggttaagtgccctggtgtttaattcccagtactctCCGCACTCTTGCCCACCAAAAAAAAGCCATGTTCAGATCCAGTGCCATGAATGTTTTTATCCTGTTTTGGTTTTTTCTCTTCCAGCATTTCATAGTTTTACGATTGTAAGTTTCtaggtcgtgtgtgtgtgtgtgtgtgtgtgtgtatacatacttGTGCTACTGCTGGTGGTCCAACTCAGGGCCTTAATGTGTGCCAGGCAAGTATTCTTgttaatccccagccctttgatccttttgtttgtttgtttagttaatttaaaaatttttgtaatgaTGCAAGAGTTCATTGTCATGCATGTGAATATCTAGTTTTCTTAATAACGTTTTGTTGaagttgctttttgttgttgaaatATTTTGGCACCCTAATTTATGAAGTTAACTGACAGTTATGTATATGACAGTTTTCTCCTGGGCTCACTTCTGTTGTTTATAGCTTATTTTTGTTAGCCTCTTTGCATGCATtttaagaatagtttttttttaaaaggttttatttatttattttttgagagaatttttttaatatttatttttttagttttcggcggacacatctttatttgtatgtggtgctgaggatcgaatccgggctgcacgcatgccagacaagcgcgctaccacttgagccacattcccagcccaagaaTAGTTTTGTTATATTACAAATTGTAAAGTCTTTTTGATTATGTGTCATAGGAAATTTTATTattggtggtggtgctggagaaCACACACAACCTCATATATGGTAGTTATTCTACCATAGCCTCTCCCACTTTTTTGttcttgaacccaggggcattgtACCACTGATCTTAGTCCTCATTCTTAAGGACTCAGTCCTaatgagacagagtctcattaaattgtttaaGGCCTcaataaattactgaggctggtctaaAACTTGTGATCTTACTGCCCCAGTTTctccagtcactggaattataggcatgtgtcatccTGCCTGGCTTCCTCACTTTTTTGTGTGATATtggtgattgaatccagtggtactctaccactgagctacactcttcagtcctttttattttttgagaacagttcccctaagttgctgaggctggccttgaactttgtgaTCTGCTGCGTCACCCTCTGGAGTTAGTAGAATCACAGGCATACGCTTCCACCCTCagcttcctatttatttattttataaaagttttgtCTTATAAAAGTTTTCATAATATTATAGCAGTAAaaatccttttttccccctcttttcaaTGGAAGTGATTTAAAGAATAAGGAATGGAGAGAGcaattaaatttaacttttagaagtgatttgtgtatgtgtgtgtgtgtgtgtgtgtgtgtgtgtgtgttttactaggAAAACATTAAGCCTAAAGTTCCTTTTATGCTAGTGTACAGCTTTACTACCAAGTTCCTGGGTATTGTCTTGAGACTTTCTTTTGCTGTAAAACTTAAGTAATTGAACCATTAACTAGAACTTgcaaaaatgcttttattattttgcatatattttgatGGTGGTTTCCCTTGGAATTTGTACATGTTGTTAGCCTATATAGAATTAGGTCTGTATATTGTAGCCAGTGGTAAGATGCTTGCAGAAAGCATAGTAAAAAGTAgtgctcaaaatatatttattccaaattaattcttcttttttaaaataatgttttcaacaTCCATTCATGTTATAGTATGTATCAGAACTCCACCTCTTcatttaggtggtgctgaggatcaaacccatcacctcgagcatgctaggcgagagctctactgttgggccacaaccctagctccccaaataattctttttaaaaaaatcattgttacCATTATTCAACTGGAAGGGTAAGATTGATATCTCATTATTTTTGCACTGTTAATTTttgtaatacatttatttaattttaggttGGCAAAAGCAGCTTTTGATGATGCAATTGCAGAACTGGATACACTGAGTGAAGAAAGCTATAAGGACTCTACACTTATCATGCAGTTGTTACGTGATAACCTGACACTATGGACTTCAGACATGCAGGGTGATGGTAAGTAAACTTTCTGTAGTTAATTGTATCTGAGTTGCTGGatcattttactcatttttaaaatttcttgtttttttaacattaaaatacaacataaattCAGAGCCTGTCTGCTACCAAATATCAATTACTGCCTTCATAGGAAATGGTACCAAAGAAAAGCATAGAGATAAAAGACATATTTAGAATAGGGGGATCTTATgttaatatttaaagattttagaGTTTTGCctctaattaaaaatgttttgttaaacTTAGTTTACCTCTTTCACAGTTCTTTGAAGGCTGAGGAAAAGAGGGATGGGAGAGCAAACAATTTCATCTTCTCAGATTCAGTTTGGGGAGGTAGAAGTTAATTGTATTTCAAACTTGATGATATTGGTAGCTATTGTTGATGTACCTTTGTTTGGAAATCTTTCATCTAAAAAGGGACTAATTTTCCTCCTGAAGTCTGtagagaaatgaaatgttttgTCCTTGGGTATTTATTTAAGGGGTCTGATGGAGTTATACTTGGAAAGGTTTTCAGTTCCACACAGTTACTAagagtgttttataaaatttaattgcGATTGAGGGAATGTGTACAAATCTTTACTTTAAATGTGGAGATCCAAATTTGTAATGTTTATTTTGATGGCAATTAAActcatgctctaccactgtgttaCAACCCTATCCCCCTATTGAAGGTGGGTGGAGAGAGGACAGTGTGATATGACCATTATGAGATAGTTGTATGGGTTGCTGGTGATGGTGGTAAAGGATTAGAACAGAAAGTGTGTTGACAGTTTTAGCTGCAGTTTCTAAAGTATCCAAATTGAAGTATATGTTATGTTGCTTGAGGATGGCTATATCCTCTGTTGGCTAAACCCACATGCTGTGATGTCTGAAATATACTTATGtattggggtatatatatatatgttgtcaGTTTGTTTACTCTGCAAAGATTGAATTAAATTTCTGACTTAGGTTATGGTACTAACATGAGAATGAGGTGGTTTAGCTTCTAAATTCTAAAGCTCATGTGTTTATGAAGTATTCATGTGTTTGACTAGGTCTGAATTAATAAGATTTGAAATGTAACTGACTAGAACAAATTCAGAGGAAGCCAAGGGTGCTTTTCCAAACAAAACTTCAGAAAACCACTATTATTTGGAACACAAAACTAGTTTCCCATATCTAAACTACAATGACTTCAGGTTTCTTCTAGCTTTAAAATTCTATGGTTTTTTGACAATAACTGTTAGAAAGAATGGCCAGTCGCCCGCAGCTCGGTGAATTAGTATTTCGGTGCCTCTTTGAGGGAATAAAAgggaaagcaaaatgaaaaggaaagcatGTGGAGAGTTTGGTAAGCAGGAACAATTGCTGCTTTCCTTTAAGTAAACTCTACTCCTCCAACCTCGGGACATGTTTTTAAGGCTGAAAGTAACAGAGGTGACCTGTGTTGAAATGCCTTTTTAAAGACACTTGATGCCAGACCTTACAGTATCTAAGTTGCTAGATTTtccaattaaatataaattaaatttatattctctAATACACCTATAGCTCATTCTCACAGATAATTAAGAGTTGATTAGTCAAAGTAGACTATATGTCATCATTCCATTTTTATACAGAACTTAAattgttagggtagggttattgAGTATGGTTTTTTGAAGTGGACCATCTTAAAATTGGAATATCTTCTTTATACTGTTTTCATGATAGGAAAGATTTTTGTACAAAGATTTCTTGTGATATTTTAGCATAGGTTTTTCTTTAATCTgaaagttagttttagtgttctcCCCTTCCTCTAAACCCCCTTGAGCCCTGTTTTCACTGTCCATGGTCCTGTTGGCATTCTGGTCTTACTGAGCTCCCACTGGAATAGCCAACTTGCACTGCtacacatttcaaaatttctccaaCCAATTCCAAAAAGTTCCAGAAGTTGTGAACCCACATGGTCAGGTTTGTCAACAATAATCCCCACTGCTGGTACCAacttctgttttagttagctttttttcctctgagatgaaaccagaacaactatagaggagggagagttttatttgggggcttatggtttcagacgtctcaatccatagaaagcagactgggctcaaggtgaggctgaacatcatggcagaagagtatggcagaggggaaggagctcatatgatgatcagaaatcagagagtgaaagttatttttaatctGGAGAAATTTAGTTGTTTCAGTTCCTTATTCAGTCTATAATTTGAACAGTTGATCAAATTTAGTAAAAACAGTattagttattaaattttttctttaaaaatgcttataGTTAAGGAGCATGATagtattaacaataaaaaaagattgtTAATATTGTAGTAAGCTTAAATTATTAAGGGcattaggaaatttttttttaccacttttgcttaaaaaaataagtatagtaCTGTATGTTCTCTTAGGTGACTTGTAATAGATTCCAtactaaatatagaattattatcATGAAATTCGTGATTTTCCAGAATGTTACTTGCATTTAGTTTATAAGTATTATTTAGGtggttttctcctttatttctagCTGTACAAAGTAGTGTCATGAAGGATTTGAATTGAGTGTTTCTAAAGGAAGAAATGTATGCAGTTTACTTACATGCTTTTATGTCTTGTTACTACAGTGTATGTTAATGTCTGTCCCAGTGTTTTGGAACATAGTTCTTTAAAGGGATCACTACCCTTGGGGTGATTTCAGTCCTTTTCTCTAAGAGGACTGTTTCATACAAAAGAATATGTGTGTGCTATCTGTTCCTCCAAAATCTAGAAGGAATAGGCACAGAAATACCTGTCACTTTTCTGTgtactttataaaagaaaattattttcttagaagtAAAAGGAAGGATTGGACAGATTATTTCTTAGAGGGCAGTATATACAAAGTGAAAGATCAAAATCTGACTCCCCTTGTATCATTGATGTTTTCCTTTGTCCTGCtctcttggtttatttttcttgtaatgtTGCTTTCATATGattgtctccctccctctctccttgcaATATAGATTCCTAAAGGAAAATCCAACTCTTCCTTTCCTAAAAACTCTACTTTGTAAGTCATTATCATGGCACAGTGAATTTTGCTTTCAGTTTGGGTTCTTCACTAATCATGCCTGCATATTTATCATCTTGTTGCTTACAAACTGCCTGTTCTATATTTCAAGGCGCTAAACTTTCTAAGACGTCATCGGCCTGCTACCCCTGCCTATGTCTGGTTGGGTGTGACTTACACGATGATGTGATTTATATATGTGTAGGACTTATATGCCAAAGTTATTTGGAACTTTTGACAAATCTAATGATTGCTTATGAGTAATTAGAGTGTGTCCTAGGGTTAACTTATATTGGCAATATATTTCTGTAGAAATGAGAATAAATGTGAATGCTCCCATGATGTTTCCTGAATTTTGAACACAGGAACAATTTGTAGAATGAATCTTTGGGGGAACAGCTGGGtgtcttttgagttcttttttttttttctttgcatatttttttctgtattacaAGTCAAAAAGTTTTGATGTTCTTGAGGTAACTTGAGAGCCACATTATCAAGCCAGATGTTTTTATCACAGGAGATTTGAAAACTACCGTTACTTAACTCATAATACTATAATAGCACTTATTGTTTATCACAGAGGTCTTTAAAAAGATTGAGATGTTTTCAGTATAAATACTTCATATTTATAGACATCCAGTATTAATTTGTCCATTCTAATTAAATAACGAGCATTATGAATGAGTAGGTTGTGATCTGAACAtttgattgatttaaaaaatattaactctgtgtggtggcacacatcccagctacttgggaagctgaggtatggatcacaaagttcaaagccagctgggGCGATTTAGTGacatcctgtcccaaaataaataaaatcaaaaggactaAAGGatgtaatttaataaaatacttgcctagcttgtgcagggtcctgggttcaatcctaactACTCCCAACATGACCCCACCCTCAGGTGtttagattgtgtgtgtgtgtgtgtgtgtgtgtgtgtgtgtgtttaaatttatttttatgtgatactgggGTTCAAACTCAGCCTTGCATGTGTTAAAAGCACATGTTCTGCCTCTGAGCTCTGCCTCCTGACCTCTggttaattgatttttttgaaaatttagtttGAAACTAGTAACTGTAGAAGTTATAAGTGATTTGTTTAAAGTACAAAAGAATGTAATTTTACCTGTTTGTTCCTTGTATTATTAAGCAAAAGCCTCTGCATGTTTCTTTATTATGCTTGATTTGTTTAATGCTTATTAATAGGAAGATGTTCCTCTAGTGAATAAGACTGGCTTTGTGTTGCATGTCATGGTGCAGTTGAACTCCTCAGGCTAATTGTCATGTTCAAAAAGAAGAGAATAGCATGAGAAAACTGGTCCAAATGCCCTTCTTTAATAACCTCAATGGTCTGGTTTACTTTGAGCATGCTGTTTCACTCTGATGTGAGGAATCTGATGATAGATTGATGTATCTGGCCAAGAGAAAAATTGTTAAGTGTTCATTTACAACAACAGAATATCCCCCGCCAAACACCATAGAACTCCTTTGGAGCATTTTATTACTCAGTTCAGTTTTTGAGACATTTCTGATAATTGAGTTTCTGGGTAAATTAGAttttgcaccaaaaaaaaaaaaaaaaaaagcaaaatactcTTGGTTTAAAAGGGGTGAGGTTATTGAGAAAGAGTATTTTGACCCAAGATATACATAAaagcttgaaaattattttaagactatGGTTACTTTGGCTGTGTACTTTTAAGAGCTTCTTTTAAACATAAAATCATTGATTTGtgcatcaatttcttttttatgactatTGACTATTTCAGGACCGTGATTAGCAGCCCTTCTTAATTTAGACATCACTCAGGTATCAAGGATGATAGAAGTCCTTTGCCTGTCTGTGTTCAATACCTATGGTATCAAATATGTGTCTTTTGACTTGGAACAACAACTTTATGAATATTATAGCTTCATGAAATATTGTCTTTCTTTACAGGTGAAGAGCAGAATAAAGAAGCGCTGCAGGATGTGGAAGATGAAAATCAGTGAGACATAAAAGCCAACAAGAGAAACCATCTCTGACCACCCCACTCCTCCCTGTCCCACCCCTTGGAAGTTCCCCATTGTCACTGAGAACCACCAAATCTGACTTTTACATTTGGTCTCAGAATTTAGGTTcctgccctgttttttttttttccccctccgtattttttgttttgttttgatttttttttcttttggttgttttttttttttttcccccttttttttaaaccGTTTCCAAAAGTTCTTAAAGGCAAGAGTGAATTTCTGTGGATTTACTGGTTCCAGCTTTTAGGTTCTTTAAGACACTAACAGGACTGCATAGAGGCTTTTTCAGCATTACTGTATTGTCTCCATGCCAGAAGTGGCAAGATCACCAttagaaatggaaattatattTGAAAGCCATTAGACTTCTAGGTGATGCATCTGAGAGAGAGATTGATCACACTTTAGAGGCATATgtggtatcatttttttttcctttttctaattgtTTGAATTTTATACCAATGTTTAAACTTAATTGGGTGTTAGCTTGAGGTGGTTAAAAGGTTGTTTTGGGGGAGGTTTGTTGTTATGGTTTTGCTGTAAAAAGTGTTTCAAATTGTGCTGAAATGTTGCTGAAAAGCGTGGTGCTGGTAACAGTTCAACAATCCGTGGCTGCTCATTCTTGCCTACTTTTTACTCTCCCTCTGAAGCAGGTTAGCATTGAAGGTGGTATGGAGAAGCCTGCATGCGTGTtcaattctttgtttcttctccttcccttttcccctgCCTCCCCTACCCTCCTTCGCTCGCTCAACCTCTTTTGTTCAGTATGTGTAACTTGAAGCTAATTTGTACTACTGGATATCTGACTGGAGCCACAGATACAGAATCTGTATTGTTCTTACTGAAACACAGCATGGAATTAACATtaaacttaaataaaacaaacctaaattaaaaatgccaaatatacTGCGCCTCCATCCTTTAtacttctaaaataaaatctgtagTTCAAACACATTGACAGTATTACATTTGCCTGAATGTGAAaagatttctccttttttcttccataaattatTTATCTGTCACCCAAAGATgtatattttggaaaaagaaatactGCCTGTAATCTGGTTGTGAAGAACACTAAATAATCTTTTAAGTCAATTGATTACATGTCCTGTCTTCCAAACCAGTTAGCAACCCAGTATGTTGATCATTAAAGTGCAACATGAATATTTAACACAAGGTGTAACTATCGGTCATTTTCTATGATGGAAGGTTGGGTTGTGTACAACCAAACAAGGTTGAATGTGTCAAAATAATTCTCATTGGGCTGACATATACTGTATACTCCTCCCTGAAAAAGTCAGTGGCaggtgaagaaaaaaattcattttctgttaTCCCTTACCAGAAAGACTTGTAAGTAGTTTCTTACAGAGGTAGTTTATGCATCGGTGTTTACATTGTATCGATCATTTTACATTGAGCAGTTAGATCTCTTCATTTTAACATTGATGTACACctgaactgtattttttttttaattttttaatatttattttcggcagacacaacatctt contains:
- the Ywhae gene encoding 14-3-3 protein epsilon — encoded protein: MDDREDLVYQAKLAEQAERYDEMVESMKKVAGMDVELTVEERNLLSVAYKNVIGARRASWRIISSIEQKEENKGGEDKLKMIREYRQMVETELKLICCDILDVLDKHLIPAANTGESKVFYYKMKGDYHRYLAEFATGNDRKEAAENSLVAYKAASDIAMTELPPTHPIRLGLALNFSVFYYEILNSPDRACRLAKAAFDDAIAELDTLSEESYKDSTLIMQLLRDNLTLWTSDMQGDGEEQNKEALQDVEDENQ